From the genome of Rhizobium binae, one region includes:
- a CDS encoding MFS transporter, with amino-acid sequence MSEIDQTIANANVNSVLRLFLPEHLAATLMLAGGVTLYAVESYITATIAPSIVRDIGGLALFSWVTSLFVAAAVLGSIFVAMRPRGITLRGVYVIAALVFGAGSLVAAIAPSMPVVLIGRALQGLGTGALAALGYAFIRFVYPEPLWPKATTLYAAIWGISTVIGPTLGGFFASGSSWRYAFILLVPLGLVMAALAPRLLPEVEDDREQVKTPLAQIGLLLAAVLMISVAGAIAATAIKAALIAASLIAVSAMLLIETRSRNRLLPSGAVSLSKPISRVYLAMLAMTLVLVSDVFIPYFLQSLHGVAPLMSGYLVALVALGWTFAAFLSSSLSGRRAYAAIVAGALIETAATASLALLLARDNPQGHLPLIVPAAIAIFMMGFGIGLGWAHLVGMVLKLVASNEQDKASAAIPTMSSLGGAFGAAIAGVIANGAGLVEPGGVAGSIAAAHWLYAAMALPGIVAIAAAITLRDSRK; translated from the coding sequence ATGTCCGAAATCGACCAGACCATCGCCAATGCGAACGTCAATTCCGTCTTGCGCCTGTTCCTTCCCGAGCACCTGGCCGCAACGCTGATGCTGGCCGGCGGCGTGACGCTTTATGCGGTCGAGAGCTACATCACCGCGACCATAGCCCCTTCGATCGTGCGCGACATCGGCGGTCTTGCCCTGTTTTCCTGGGTGACGAGCCTGTTCGTCGCCGCCGCCGTGCTCGGCTCGATTTTCGTCGCCATGCGGCCGCGGGGAATTACACTGCGCGGCGTCTATGTGATCGCCGCCCTCGTCTTCGGCGCGGGCAGCCTGGTCGCCGCAATCGCCCCGTCAATGCCGGTGGTGCTGATCGGCCGGGCGCTGCAGGGGCTTGGCACGGGGGCGCTTGCGGCCCTCGGCTACGCCTTCATCCGCTTCGTCTATCCCGAACCGTTGTGGCCGAAGGCGACGACCCTTTACGCAGCGATCTGGGGGATCTCCACCGTCATCGGCCCGACGCTCGGCGGCTTCTTTGCCTCCGGCAGCAGCTGGCGCTACGCCTTCATCCTGCTCGTGCCGCTCGGCCTCGTGATGGCGGCGCTGGCACCGCGGCTCTTGCCGGAGGTCGAGGACGACCGCGAGCAGGTCAAGACGCCGCTTGCGCAGATCGGGCTGCTTCTGGCCGCCGTGCTGATGATCAGCGTCGCCGGCGCGATCGCGGCGACAGCCATCAAAGCCGCTCTCATCGCCGCCTCGCTCATTGCGGTATCGGCCATGCTGCTCATCGAGACCCGAAGCCGCAACCGGCTGCTGCCATCCGGCGCCGTCAGCCTGTCGAAGCCGATTTCCCGCGTCTATCTAGCGATGCTCGCCATGACCCTCGTGCTCGTCAGCGACGTCTTCATTCCCTATTTCCTGCAGAGCCTGCATGGGGTGGCGCCGCTGATGTCGGGCTATCTCGTGGCGCTCGTCGCGCTCGGCTGGACCTTCGCCGCCTTCCTCAGCAGCTCCCTGAGCGGCAGGCGGGCCTATGCGGCGATCGTTGCCGGCGCGCTGATCGAAACGGCGGCAACCGCTTCACTGGCCCTCCTCCTCGCCAGGGACAATCCGCAGGGGCATTTGCCGCTGATCGTTCCGGCGGCGATCGCCATATTCATGATGGGCTTCGGCATCGGCCTCGGCTGGGCGCATCTCGTCGGCATGGTGCTGAAGCTCGTCGCCAGCAACGAACAGGACAAGGCCTCGGCGGCGATCCCGACGATGAGTTCGCTCGGCGGCGCCTTCGGTGCGGCCATCGCCGGCGTCATCGCCAATGGCGCCGGCCTCGTCGAACCGGGCGGCGTTGCCGGCAGTATCGCGGCGGCGCACTGGCTCTATGCGGCGATGGCGCTGCCCGGCATCGTCGCGATTGCGGCGGCGATAACGCTGAGAGACAGCCGAAAATGA
- a CDS encoding glutathione S-transferase family protein has translation MLTLYYASGTCALASLIALEESGLAFETKTLSFANGEQRSPEYLQINPKGRVPALVTERGVLTETPAILGFIAESSPAAKLAPLGDAFEMARLQSFNSYLCSTVHVNHAHRRRGSRWADEPAAIEAMKARVPQNMADCFTLIEEKMFEGPWVMGETYSLADPYLFVITDWLPADGVDPARFAKVNDHHARMLQRPAVQRALVYDRG, from the coding sequence ATGCTGACATTATATTACGCGTCTGGAACCTGCGCGCTCGCAAGCCTGATCGCCCTGGAAGAATCCGGCCTGGCCTTCGAAACGAAGACACTCAGCTTTGCAAACGGCGAGCAGCGTTCACCGGAGTATCTGCAGATCAATCCGAAAGGGCGGGTGCCGGCGCTGGTCACCGAGCGCGGCGTGCTGACGGAAACGCCGGCGATCCTCGGCTTCATCGCTGAAAGCTCGCCGGCCGCCAAGCTCGCGCCGCTCGGCGATGCCTTCGAGATGGCGCGGCTGCAGTCCTTCAACAGCTATCTCTGCTCGACCGTGCATGTGAACCATGCCCATCGCCGGCGCGGCTCGCGCTGGGCCGACGAGCCGGCGGCAATCGAAGCGATGAAGGCCAGGGTCCCACAGAATATGGCCGATTGCTTCACGCTAATCGAAGAGAAGATGTTCGAAGGCCCCTGGGTGATGGGCGAAACCTATTCGCTCGCCGATCCCTATCTCTTCGTCATCACCGATTGGCTGCCGGCCGACGGCGTCGATCCCGCCCGCTTCGCAAAGGTCAACGACCACCACGCCCGCATGCTGCAGCGTCCCGCCGTCCAGCGGGCGCTGGTCTATGACCGGGGCTGA
- a CDS encoding DUF4406 domain-containing protein: protein MLILIAGPYRSGTGDDPEKMAANLRRLEEPSHKLFAAGHVPMIGEWVALPIWRAAGGKSVGDALYEEIFHPVAGRLLQLCEGVLRLPGDSKGADNDVRIARERGIPVWHRLEDVPGCG, encoded by the coding sequence ATGTTGATTTTGATTGCCGGCCCCTACCGGTCGGGAACCGGCGACGACCCGGAAAAGATGGCCGCCAACCTGAGGCGGCTGGAGGAACCCTCGCACAAGCTGTTTGCCGCCGGCCACGTGCCGATGATCGGTGAATGGGTGGCGCTGCCGATCTGGCGTGCCGCCGGCGGCAAGTCGGTTGGCGATGCTCTCTACGAAGAGATCTTCCACCCGGTCGCCGGCCGGCTGCTGCAACTCTGCGAGGGCGTGCTGCGGCTGCCGGGCGATTCCAAAGGCGCTGACAACGACGTGCGTATCGCCAGAGAACGCGGCATCCCGGTCTGGCACCGGCTGGAGGATGTGCCGGGCTGCGGCTGA
- a CDS encoding LysR substrate-binding domain-containing protein, translating to MKNLNTVHLNGLRALEAVGRLGSLQAAADELGVSVGAVSQQVIKAEAQLGQVIFERTARGMVATEPGRPVLAALDEGFARLSQAVSIAGRKDDTILTISVAPVFAARWLVCRLDRFAERHPDIKLRLDATTSLVNPALGDVDIGIRVGNGRWPDVKAELLLEQEVFPVCSPEMAAKLREPADILALPAVIDGRAMFSWEVWMHEAGLSGATLATRHVFNDASLCLDAAIAGQGMMLAWQTLAAFALAEGRLAAPFGIRAKTGFGHYFITAERVREPKKVKDFKAWIREEMDGTLALFR from the coding sequence ATGAAGAACCTCAACACCGTCCATCTCAATGGCCTCAGGGCGCTGGAAGCCGTCGGTCGTCTTGGCTCGCTGCAGGCAGCGGCTGATGAGCTCGGCGTCTCGGTCGGCGCCGTCAGTCAGCAGGTGATCAAGGCCGAAGCGCAACTGGGGCAAGTGATCTTCGAGCGCACCGCCCGGGGTATGGTTGCCACCGAACCGGGCCGGCCGGTGCTCGCAGCGCTCGACGAAGGCTTTGCCCGTCTTTCGCAGGCGGTATCGATCGCCGGCCGTAAGGACGATACGATCCTGACGATTTCGGTGGCGCCGGTCTTCGCCGCCCGCTGGCTCGTCTGCCGGCTCGATCGCTTCGCCGAGCGCCACCCTGACATCAAGCTGCGGCTGGATGCGACGACCAGTCTCGTTAATCCCGCCCTCGGCGATGTTGATATCGGCATCCGCGTCGGGAATGGCCGATGGCCCGACGTGAAGGCTGAGCTGCTGCTGGAACAGGAGGTCTTTCCCGTCTGTTCGCCCGAGATGGCGGCGAAACTGCGTGAACCCGCCGATATCCTGGCCCTGCCGGCGGTGATCGACGGCCGCGCCATGTTCAGCTGGGAGGTCTGGATGCACGAGGCCGGACTTTCGGGCGCGACGCTTGCGACGCGCCACGTCTTCAACGATGCCTCGCTGTGCCTCGATGCGGCGATCGCCGGCCAAGGCATGATGCTCGCCTGGCAGACTCTTGCCGCCTTTGCACTGGCTGAAGGCCGGCTGGCAGCGCCGTTCGGCATTCGCGCGAAAACCGGCTTCGGCCATTATTTCATCACCGCCGAGCGTGTGCGCGAGCCGAAGAAGGTCAAGGATTTCAAGGCGTGGATCCGCGAGGAAATGGACGGCACGCTCGCGCTCTTCCGATGA
- a CDS encoding asparaginase: protein MTNPVAVEVTRGLLVESRHRGAVAVVDGDGSLVFSLGDIEAAVFPRSACKAMQALPLVESGAADAYGFGDKELALACASHNGEDEHVALAASMLARAGRDAEALECGAHWSMNQKVLIHQARTLEAPTALHNNCSGKHAGFICACCHRGIDPKAYVGYEHPLQVEIRAVMESLTGAVLGAETCGTDGCSIPTYAVPLRSLAHGFAKMTTGNGLEPLRAKASRRLIEACMAEPFYVAGSGRACTALMQIAPGRIFVKTGAEGVFCAAIPEKGIAIALKCEDGATRAAEAMVAATLARFFETEDGVHAALTAFAATSMRNWNGIHVGDISVTSALAE from the coding sequence ATGACCAATCCCGTCGCCGTCGAAGTCACCCGTGGCCTGCTTGTCGAAAGCCGTCATCGCGGCGCGGTGGCGGTCGTCGATGGCGATGGCAGCCTTGTCTTTTCGCTCGGCGATATCGAGGCCGCCGTCTTCCCGCGTTCGGCCTGCAAGGCGATGCAGGCGCTGCCGCTCGTCGAAAGCGGTGCGGCCGACGCCTATGGTTTCGGCGATAAGGAACTGGCGCTCGCCTGCGCCTCGCATAATGGCGAGGACGAGCATGTGGCGCTTGCCGCTTCGATGCTGGCGCGGGCCGGCCGGGATGCCGAAGCGCTGGAATGCGGCGCCCATTGGTCGATGAACCAGAAGGTCCTGATCCACCAGGCCCGCACGCTGGAGGCGCCGACGGCGCTGCACAACAACTGCTCCGGCAAACATGCCGGCTTCATCTGCGCCTGCTGCCACCGGGGCATCGATCCGAAAGCCTATGTCGGTTATGAGCACCCATTGCAGGTCGAGATCCGCGCGGTGATGGAAAGCCTGACCGGCGCGGTGCTCGGCGCGGAGACCTGCGGCACCGACGGCTGCTCCATCCCGACCTATGCCGTGCCCTTGCGCAGCCTTGCCCACGGTTTTGCCAAGATGACGACCGGCAACGGCCTGGAACCTTTGCGCGCCAAGGCCTCCCGCCGCCTGATCGAGGCCTGCATGGCCGAGCCCTTCTATGTCGCCGGCTCCGGGCGTGCCTGCACGGCGCTGATGCAGATCGCCCCGGGCCGCATCTTCGTCAAAACAGGCGCCGAGGGCGTCTTCTGCGCCGCGATCCCGGAAAAGGGCATCGCTATCGCGCTGAAATGCGAGGACGGCGCCACCCGCGCCGCCGAAGCCATGGTAGCGGCGACGCTCGCCCGGTTTTTCGAGACGGAAGACGGCGTGCATGCCGCCCTGACGGCCTTTGCCGCAACCTCGATGCGCAATTGGAACGGCATTCATGTCGGCGATATCAGCGTTACCTCGGCTTTGGCGGAATGA
- a CDS encoding YbhB/YbcL family Raf kinase inhibitor-like protein, producing the protein MTLTLISKAFAEDQPIPKKYARAGENLFPPLAWSGAPAETRSFALVVEDPDAPRGTFRHCGIANIPAQWTELAESADTAPEQAPRFYKNDFGNARYDGPQPPAGDRPHHYIFRLAALDVPKLSVPDAAGISAMWAEAKKHALAEASVTGTYQTQ; encoded by the coding sequence ATGACCTTGACATTGATCAGCAAGGCTTTTGCCGAGGATCAGCCGATCCCGAAGAAATATGCGCGAGCCGGCGAGAACCTCTTTCCGCCGCTTGCCTGGAGCGGTGCTCCCGCCGAAACCCGAAGCTTCGCTCTGGTGGTCGAGGATCCGGACGCTCCGCGCGGCACGTTCCGCCATTGCGGCATCGCCAATATCCCGGCGCAGTGGACCGAACTTGCCGAAAGCGCCGATACTGCGCCGGAGCAGGCGCCACGGTTCTACAAGAACGATTTCGGCAATGCCCGCTACGACGGCCCGCAGCCACCGGCCGGCGATCGCCCGCATCACTATATCTTCCGCCTCGCGGCCCTCGACGTGCCGAAGCTCTCGGTTCCGGATGCCGCCGGCATCAGCGCCATGTGGGCGGAGGCAAAGAAACACGCATTGGCGGAAGCGAGCGTGACCGGTACCTATCAGACGCAATGA
- a CDS encoding MFS transporter translates to MSSSFSLILGDNRIRIPTVTLVALAFTYASTVPYQSIIGINELGLSNGAYSALVFFSAIVNVTTSLTLGIWSDRLKERRPLVLALSVAGMLGFGSIAIIHSPAIFAISTLLLVPMSNSTYSLLFASLRARTNQIERGQAAAVTATVRALFSGSWALAPGLIGLYLANSASMTPAYGIAAFASLVCFCLYFFFAPGNGTAGPGLDHAGFLASLKRIFMPAVLVRVVVMSLLFGLQRLNGMLSPLIITHAAGGTVVDVGFMAGLTAFLEMPFMMLWGFAQRRFRTVHVLAFGALIYCIYLMLLGFASARWHIYALLLLNACGAAAILSVPITYLQDLIADRPGLGTSLISLNSFIGTGIAAGFFAFGTGITNYSGTAFVGAGAGLVAIGALLYLESERRQARQPA, encoded by the coding sequence ATGTCATCCAGTTTTTCCTTGATCCTTGGCGACAACAGGATCCGCATTCCCACCGTGACGCTCGTCGCGCTCGCCTTTACCTATGCCTCGACCGTGCCTTACCAGTCGATCATCGGCATCAATGAATTGGGTCTCAGCAACGGCGCCTATTCGGCGCTGGTGTTCTTCTCGGCGATCGTCAATGTGACGACCAGCCTGACGCTCGGCATCTGGTCGGACAGGCTGAAGGAGCGGCGGCCGCTGGTGCTGGCGCTGTCGGTTGCCGGCATGCTCGGCTTCGGATCGATCGCGATCATCCACAGCCCGGCAATCTTCGCCATCTCGACGCTGCTGCTGGTGCCGATGAGCAATTCCACCTATTCGCTGCTTTTCGCCAGCCTGCGCGCCAGGACCAACCAGATCGAGCGCGGCCAGGCAGCGGCGGTTACGGCGACGGTGCGGGCGCTGTTTTCCGGCTCCTGGGCGCTGGCGCCGGGGCTGATCGGCCTTTACCTCGCCAATTCGGCGTCGATGACGCCGGCCTATGGGATCGCGGCCTTCGCGAGCCTCGTCTGCTTCTGCCTGTATTTCTTCTTCGCTCCCGGCAACGGCACGGCCGGCCCCGGTCTCGATCACGCCGGCTTTCTGGCGTCACTGAAACGGATCTTCATGCCTGCCGTGCTGGTGCGCGTCGTCGTCATGTCGCTGCTTTTCGGGCTGCAGCGGCTGAACGGAATGCTCTCGCCGCTGATCATTACCCATGCGGCCGGCGGAACCGTGGTCGATGTCGGCTTCATGGCCGGATTGACGGCCTTTCTCGAAATGCCGTTCATGATGCTGTGGGGTTTTGCCCAACGCCGCTTCCGCACCGTGCATGTGCTTGCCTTCGGCGCGCTGATCTACTGCATCTATCTGATGCTGCTCGGCTTTGCCTCGGCGCGCTGGCACATTTACGCGCTGCTCCTCCTCAATGCGTGCGGGGCGGCGGCGATCCTCAGCGTGCCGATCACCTATCTGCAGGACCTGATCGCCGACCGACCGGGCCTCGGAACCTCGCTGATCTCGCTCAACAGTTTCATCGGCACCGGCATCGCCGCCGGGTTCTTCGCCTTCGGCACCGGTATCACCAACTATTCCGGCACCGCCTTCGTCGGCGCCGGCGCCGGTCTGGTGGCGATCGGAGCTCTGCTCTATCTCGAAAGCGAGCGGCGCCAGGCGCGGCAGCCGGCCTGA
- a CDS encoding class I SAM-dependent methyltransferase has product MALFHACPICRSRIPHFVPLPRYYVDKAVEHGFPYGLHEFETINHQAYSCPNCHSTDRDRLFALFLTPVFQRLNQAQPVRFLDIAPGRALTFWLKSHPHVFYRSCDMHLPEADDKADIHNLPYADESFDFVLCSHVLEHVEDPVRATAEIRRVLKQDSVAILMAPICLSIEHTYENPEVTTPEGRWAHFGQDDHVRLFSRSGFIDVIQRAGLGVQRIPVTDFLTPEVCETYGIGSNSILYLGVKQQAVQQAPEPERNVA; this is encoded by the coding sequence ATGGCTCTATTCCACGCCTGTCCCATCTGCCGCAGCAGAATTCCGCATTTCGTACCGCTTCCACGCTACTACGTCGACAAGGCGGTGGAGCACGGCTTTCCCTATGGCCTGCATGAATTCGAGACGATCAACCATCAGGCCTATAGCTGTCCCAATTGTCATTCGACCGATCGCGACAGGCTCTTCGCGCTATTCCTGACGCCGGTATTCCAGCGCCTCAACCAGGCGCAGCCCGTCCGCTTCCTGGACATTGCGCCTGGCCGCGCCTTGACCTTCTGGCTCAAGAGCCACCCGCATGTCTTCTACCGCAGCTGCGACATGCATTTGCCCGAGGCAGACGACAAAGCGGACATTCATAACCTGCCGTACGCAGACGAGAGCTTCGACTTCGTGCTTTGCTCGCATGTGCTCGAACACGTCGAGGATCCAGTGCGTGCCACGGCCGAAATCCGCCGAGTCCTGAAGCAGGACAGCGTCGCCATCCTGATGGCGCCGATCTGCCTGTCGATCGAGCACACCTACGAGAATCCCGAGGTGACGACGCCAGAAGGCCGCTGGGCGCATTTCGGCCAGGACGACCATGTGCGTCTCTTCTCAAGGTCCGGCTTTATAGATGTGATCCAGCGCGCCGGTTTGGGTGTCCAGCGGATTCCCGTCACCGATTTCCTGACGCCCGAGGTGTGCGAGACCTATGGCATCGGCAGCAACTCCATCCTCTATCTCGGCGTCAAGCAACAGGCCGTCCAGCAGGCTCCGGAACCGGAGCGCAACGTCGCCTGA
- a CDS encoding glutathione S-transferase family protein, with protein sequence MLTIYGVYRSRASRVYWMAEELGLEYRSVPVLQARRLADPLAEEAPLNTHSPDFAALNPMAQIPSIRDGDLVMHESLAINLYLARKHGGPLSGQTVEEDGLLTMWTIWAASQVEPHSVRIVLTYDNGLENSEEGKQTIAAAGYGLRRPLAALESHLAGRQWIVGDRFTVADLNIAEVLRYAQSEAALFDAHPNIKAWIERCQSRPAYKRMQETRGKEPIEV encoded by the coding sequence ATGCTGACAATCTATGGCGTCTATCGATCGCGCGCCTCGCGCGTCTACTGGATGGCGGAAGAACTCGGGCTCGAATACCGCTCCGTGCCGGTGCTGCAGGCCAGGCGGCTTGCCGACCCGCTCGCCGAAGAGGCGCCGCTCAACACGCATTCACCCGATTTCGCGGCCCTCAACCCGATGGCGCAGATCCCCAGCATACGCGACGGCGATCTCGTCATGCACGAGTCGCTGGCGATTAATCTCTACCTCGCCCGCAAACATGGCGGGCCGCTTTCCGGACAAACCGTCGAAGAAGACGGATTGCTGACGATGTGGACGATCTGGGCGGCCTCGCAGGTCGAGCCGCATTCGGTGCGGATCGTGCTGACCTACGATAACGGGCTCGAAAACAGCGAGGAGGGCAAGCAGACGATCGCGGCCGCCGGCTACGGGCTGCGCCGGCCGCTGGCGGCGCTCGAAAGTCATCTTGCCGGCCGCCAGTGGATCGTCGGCGACCGCTTCACCGTCGCCGACCTCAACATTGCCGAGGTGCTGCGCTACGCTCAGAGCGAGGCGGCGCTGTTCGATGCCCATCCGAACATCAAGGCGTGGATCGAGCGCTGCCAGTCCCGCCCCGCCTACAAGAGAATGCAGGAGACGCGCGGCAAGGAGCCGATCGAGGTCTGA
- a CDS encoding helix-turn-helix transcriptional regulator has translation MRQSPANRILILIKTEGPQLASAIGDTLGITGEAARQQLARMAEEGLVEPVSVAAAGRGRPRQLWHLTAAGNRRFPDGHAELTANLLATLTEQLGAAALDTVISAREAETLKRYRQELKIAGDLAARVESLAAIRTREGYMADSWQEADGSFILVENHCPICAAASACAGFCRSELETFRAVLGAGVERSQHILAGARRCAYRITPR, from the coding sequence ATGCGCCAATCCCCAGCCAACCGGATTCTGATCCTGATAAAGACCGAGGGTCCCCAGCTTGCCTCCGCAATCGGCGATACGCTCGGCATCACGGGCGAGGCCGCCCGCCAGCAGCTGGCCAGGATGGCGGAGGAGGGGCTGGTGGAGCCGGTTTCCGTCGCCGCCGCAGGCCGGGGACGCCCGCGTCAGCTCTGGCACCTGACCGCCGCCGGCAACCGCCGCTTTCCCGACGGCCATGCCGAACTGACGGCAAACCTGCTCGCCACCCTCACCGAACAGCTTGGAGCCGCAGCGCTCGATACCGTGATCTCCGCGCGCGAGGCCGAAACGCTGAAGCGCTATCGCCAAGAGCTGAAAATTGCCGGCGACCTTGCGGCGCGCGTCGAAAGCCTGGCCGCCATCCGCACGCGCGAAGGCTATATGGCCGATAGCTGGCAGGAGGCCGATGGCTCTTTCATACTGGTCGAAAACCACTGCCCGATCTGCGCGGCCGCATCCGCCTGCGCCGGCTTCTGCCGCTCCGAGCTTGAAACTTTCCGCGCCGTCCTCGGCGCCGGGGTCGAGCGCAGCCAACACATCCTCGCCGGCGCCCGCCGCTGCGCCTACCGCATCACGCCGCGTTGA
- a CDS encoding NAD(P)H-quinone oxidoreductase, with amino-acid sequence MPLPQEMRFVDLKSFGGPEVMVIGSGPLPLPGEGQVLVRAEAIGVNRPDIAQRQGSYPPPKDASPILGLELAGEIVAVGPGVSDHAVGDKVCGLANGGAYAEYCLLPAGQILPFPRGYDAVQAAALPETFFTVWANLFQMAGLTEGETVLIHGGTSGIGTTAIQLARAFGAEVYATAGSPEKCEACERLGAKRAINYRSEDFAEVIKAETGQGVDIILDMIGAAYFERNLALLAKDGCLSIIAFLGGAVAEKVNLSPIMVKRLTVTGSTMRPRTAEEKRAIRDDLLAEVWPLLEAGAVAPVIHKILAFEEVAEAHRLMEAGSHIGKIVLTV; translated from the coding sequence ATGCCATTGCCTCAGGAAATGCGTTTCGTCGATCTCAAGTCCTTCGGCGGGCCGGAGGTGATGGTGATCGGCAGCGGCCCGCTGCCGCTGCCCGGAGAGGGTCAGGTGCTGGTGCGCGCCGAGGCGATCGGCGTCAACCGCCCCGATATTGCCCAGCGCCAGGGCAGCTATCCGCCGCCCAAGGATGCGAGCCCGATCCTCGGTCTGGAGCTGGCAGGTGAAATCGTAGCCGTCGGTCCTGGTGTCAGCGATCATGCCGTCGGCGACAAGGTCTGCGGCCTTGCCAATGGCGGCGCCTATGCCGAATATTGCCTGCTGCCGGCAGGCCAGATCCTGCCCTTCCCGAGGGGCTATGACGCGGTGCAGGCCGCAGCTCTTCCCGAAACCTTCTTCACCGTCTGGGCCAATCTCTTCCAGATGGCCGGGCTGACCGAGGGCGAGACGGTGCTGATCCACGGCGGCACCAGCGGCATCGGCACGACGGCGATCCAGCTCGCCCGCGCCTTCGGCGCCGAGGTCTACGCGACGGCCGGCTCACCTGAGAAATGCGAGGCCTGCGAAAGGCTCGGCGCCAAACGCGCGATCAACTATCGGAGCGAGGATTTTGCCGAGGTGATCAAGGCCGAGACCGGCCAGGGCGTCGATATCATCCTCGATATGATCGGCGCCGCCTATTTCGAGCGCAACCTCGCCTTGCTCGCCAAAGACGGTTGCCTGTCGATCATCGCCTTCCTCGGCGGCGCCGTTGCCGAAAAGGTCAATCTGTCGCCGATCATGGTCAAGCGGCTGACGGTCACCGGCTCCACCATGCGCCCGCGCACGGCCGAGGAAAAACGCGCCATCCGCGACGACCTGCTCGCCGAGGTCTGGCCGCTGCTGGAGGCCGGCGCCGTCGCTCCAGTCATCCACAAGATCCTTGCCTTCGAAGAGGTTGCCGAGGCGCATCGCCTGATGGAAGCCGGCAGCCATATCGGCAAGATCGTGCTCACCGTCTGA
- a CDS encoding DeoR/GlpR family DNA-binding transcription regulator: MLTTQRKALILDILRRDGQVIAKRVAEDFSLSEDTIRRDLREMAAEGLLKRVHGGAMPLSPDLPDFTARRSVSSEIKARLGAAAAAMARPGQMIFLDGGTTTAEIARHLPREMPLTVATHSPTIAAELEHHPTAEVILAGGRLYKHSMVATGAAAMAAISQLRPDLFFLGVTAAHPVHGLSTGDFEEAAIKRHIARCSAETHVLLTQEKFDLVSPCPVLGIAEVAGLIVPAEISAERLKPYRDLNGTIAVA; the protein is encoded by the coding sequence ATGCTGACCACGCAACGCAAGGCCCTGATCCTCGACATATTGCGCCGTGACGGCCAGGTGATCGCCAAGCGCGTCGCCGAGGATTTTTCACTTTCGGAGGACACGATCCGGCGCGACCTCCGAGAAATGGCGGCGGAAGGGCTGTTGAAACGCGTGCATGGCGGGGCGATGCCGTTATCGCCGGATCTGCCCGATTTCACCGCGCGGCGCAGCGTCTCGTCCGAGATCAAGGCGCGGCTCGGGGCGGCGGCGGCGGCGATGGCCAGGCCGGGGCAGATGATCTTTCTCGACGGCGGCACGACGACGGCGGAGATCGCCAGGCATCTGCCGCGCGAAATGCCGCTCACCGTTGCGACCCACAGCCCGACGATCGCCGCCGAGCTGGAGCACCATCCGACGGCCGAGGTGATTCTTGCCGGCGGCCGGCTCTACAAACATTCGATGGTGGCGACGGGGGCGGCGGCGATGGCGGCGATCTCGCAACTGCGCCCCGACCTGTTTTTCCTCGGCGTCACCGCCGCCCATCCCGTGCATGGGCTATCCACTGGCGATTTCGAGGAAGCGGCGATCAAGCGCCATATCGCCCGCTGCTCGGCCGAAACGCATGTGCTGCTGACGCAGGAGAAGTTCGACCTCGTCTCACCCTGTCCGGTGCTTGGAATTGCCGAGGTGGCGGGGCTGATCGTGCCGGCGGAGATATCTGCTGAACGGCTGAAGCCCTATCGCGATCTCAACGGCACGATTGCCGTGGCATAG